One stretch of Oncorhynchus gorbuscha isolate QuinsamMale2020 ecotype Even-year linkage group LG21, OgorEven_v1.0, whole genome shotgun sequence DNA includes these proteins:
- the LOC124008260 gene encoding sentrin-specific protease 2-like isoform X3 — translation MSDLSAGFTGLTLPGESLCHQNQTHSVHVSENVSQSEPVAIKRRRKDIISFVKKTVAGVAGLLRLRDPLSPASERNGRYTASQGPVGLMGIDELHTSWMSSSDWKMEKPTVGGQRERGGLGLLQGASPPLRKHTGLVLGPGNPDRGRDGDKPQRCSLQLLPSRPTQGMGVGTRPPSSDLPTPNRSHRQCLAVEEALKESDKEHYRRLLEMVSDKYSKSQPLPFTRTKPQGETFTQDGHRMAILGRTYDSVTPKTGPFRDNPSVYMWRDASSAKQTRDMRGELWLSKPLSAALDTQLASNATQKQPELDLSAEVAARLNLVDRETPTHTDTLNSTKELPRFSKEMAVEVSRALSQRDPNLVLSSAFKLCITQRDLASLQEGSWLNDEVINFYLSLVMTRSSSAGQGLKVYSFSTFFFPKLHGGGHAAVKRWTKAVDLFQYDIILVPLHLGVHWSLAVINFNSRTVRSYDSMGQRHDDICSLLLLYLREEHKARKDQDLDACKWTVGSLRASEIPQQKNGSDCGVFACKYADYIAQGWPLTFRQCHMPLFRKLMIWEILNQRLLEDYTTT, via the exons ATGTCTGACTTGTCTGCAGGTTTCACAGGGTTGACTCTGCCTGGGGAGTCGCTGTGTCACCAAAATCAAACACACAG CGTTCATGTTTCAGAAAATGTTAGCCAGAGTGAACCAGTGGCGATCAAGAGAAGGAGAAAAG ACATCATTAGTTTTGTGAAGAAGACTGTAGCAGGGGTGGCTGGGCTGCTGAGACTGAGGGACCCACTGTCTCCTGCCAGTGAGAGAAACGGAAGGTACACAGCAAGCCAG GGCCCCGTGGGCCTGATGGGAATAGATGAACTCCACACCTCATGGATGAGCAGCTCTGATTGGAAAATGG AGAAACCAacggtaggaggacagagggagagaggggggctggGCCTCCTCCAGGGAGCCTCTCCCCCTCTGAGGAAACACAC TGGCTTAGTGCTGGGTCCAGGGAacccagacagagggagagatggagacaagcCCCAGAGATGCTCCCTCCAGCTCCTTCCCAGTCGGCCTACCCAGGGGATGGGGGTTGGGACAAGACCCCCCAGCTCAGACCTGCCCACCCCAAACCGCTCACACAGACAGTGCTTGGCAGTGGAGGAG GCTCTGAAGGAGAGTGATAAGGAACACTACAGACGGCTACTGGAGATGGTGTCCGATAAATACAGCAAGAGCCAACCGCTGCCCTTCACCCGCACCAAACCCCAGGG GGAAACATTTACACAAGATGGACATAGAATGGCCATTTTGGGAAGAACCTATGATTCTGTGACCCCAAAGACAGGACCCTTCAGAG ACAACCCCAGTGTGTATATGTGGAGAGATGCATCCTCAGCCAAACAAACcagagacatgagaggagagttGTGGCTCAGTAAGCCTCTCAGCGCAGCTTTGGATACACAACTTGCCAGCAATGCAACG cagaagcagccagagctggaTCTCTCTGCAGAGGTGGCAGCAAGACTCAACCTGGTTgacagagagacaccaacacacactgacacactcaacAGCACTAAGGAGCTCCCCAGGTTCAGCAAG gagaTGGCTGTGGAGGTGAGTCGTGCCCTGTCTCAGAGGGATCCTAACCTGGTCCTGAGCTCAGCCTTCAAGCTATGcatcacacagagagacctggCTTCCCTACAGGAAGGGAGCTGGCTCAATGATGAG GTGATTAACTTCTACCTGTCCCTAGTGATGACTCGTAGCAGTAGTGCAGGGCAAGGGCTGAAGGTCTACTCCTTCAGTACATTCTTCTTCCCCAAACTACATGGAGGGGGGCACGCCGCCGTGAAGCGATGGACCAAAGCTGTGGACCTCTTCCAGTATGACATCATCCTGGTTCCGCTGCACCTGGGAGTCCACTGGTCACTGGCT GTGATAAACTTTAACTCCAGGACTGTGAGGTCCTATGACTCTATGGGACAGAGACATGACGACATCTGCAGCCTCTTACT GCTGTACCTGAGAGAGGAGCACAAGGCCAGGAAGGACCAAGATCTGGATGCGTGCAAGTGGACAGTGGGCAGCTTGAGGGCCAGC gagatcCCTCAGCAGAAGAATGGCAGTGACTGTGGAGTGTTTGCCTGTAAATATGCTGACTACATCGCCCAGGGGTGGCCCCTCACCTTCCGACAG TGTCACATGCCGCTGTTCAGGAAACTGATGATCTGGGAGATTCTCAACCAGAGGCTTCTGGAGGACTACACAACTACATAA
- the LOC124008260 gene encoding sentrin-specific protease 2-like isoform X1, with protein sequence MYGWVVDGLSSLFEPITGQNHSGWPGLNVCGERDSQRQDSNARPTKRNYQSVHVSENVSQSEPVAIKRRRKDIISFVKKTVAGVAGLLRLRDPLSPASERNGRYTASQGPVGLMGIDELHTSWMSSSDWKMEKPTVGGQRERGGLGLLQGASPPLRKHTGLVLGPGNPDRGRDGDKPQRCSLQLLPSRPTQGMGVGTRPPSSDLPTPNRSHRQCLAVEEALKESDKEHYRRLLEMVSDKYSKSQPLPFTRTKPQGETFTQDGHRMAILGRTYDSVTPKTGPFRDNPSVYMWRDASSAKQTRDMRGELWLSKPLSAALDTQLASNATQKQPELDLSAEVAARLNLVDRETPTHTDTLNSTKELPRFSKEMAVEVSRALSQRDPNLVLSSAFKLCITQRDLASLQEGSWLNDEVINFYLSLVMTRSSSAGQGLKVYSFSTFFFPKLHGGGHAAVKRWTKAVDLFQYDIILVPLHLGVHWSLAVINFNSRTVRSYDSMGQRHDDICSLLLLYLREEHKARKDQDLDACKWTVGSLRASEIPQQKNGSDCGVFACKYADYIAQGWPLTFRQCHMPLFRKLMIWEILNQRLLEDYTTT encoded by the exons ATGTACGGATGGGTAGTTGACGGACTATCGTCGCTCTTCGAGCCCATAACCGGGCAAAATCATTCCGGTTGGCCTGGTTTGAACGTTTGCGGGGAGAGGGACTCGCAACGGCAGGATAGCAACGCCAGGCCAACCAAAAGGAACTACCAGAG CGTTCATGTTTCAGAAAATGTTAGCCAGAGTGAACCAGTGGCGATCAAGAGAAGGAGAAAAG ACATCATTAGTTTTGTGAAGAAGACTGTAGCAGGGGTGGCTGGGCTGCTGAGACTGAGGGACCCACTGTCTCCTGCCAGTGAGAGAAACGGAAGGTACACAGCAAGCCAG GGCCCCGTGGGCCTGATGGGAATAGATGAACTCCACACCTCATGGATGAGCAGCTCTGATTGGAAAATGG AGAAACCAacggtaggaggacagagggagagaggggggctggGCCTCCTCCAGGGAGCCTCTCCCCCTCTGAGGAAACACAC TGGCTTAGTGCTGGGTCCAGGGAacccagacagagggagagatggagacaagcCCCAGAGATGCTCCCTCCAGCTCCTTCCCAGTCGGCCTACCCAGGGGATGGGGGTTGGGACAAGACCCCCCAGCTCAGACCTGCCCACCCCAAACCGCTCACACAGACAGTGCTTGGCAGTGGAGGAG GCTCTGAAGGAGAGTGATAAGGAACACTACAGACGGCTACTGGAGATGGTGTCCGATAAATACAGCAAGAGCCAACCGCTGCCCTTCACCCGCACCAAACCCCAGGG GGAAACATTTACACAAGATGGACATAGAATGGCCATTTTGGGAAGAACCTATGATTCTGTGACCCCAAAGACAGGACCCTTCAGAG ACAACCCCAGTGTGTATATGTGGAGAGATGCATCCTCAGCCAAACAAACcagagacatgagaggagagttGTGGCTCAGTAAGCCTCTCAGCGCAGCTTTGGATACACAACTTGCCAGCAATGCAACG cagaagcagccagagctggaTCTCTCTGCAGAGGTGGCAGCAAGACTCAACCTGGTTgacagagagacaccaacacacactgacacactcaacAGCACTAAGGAGCTCCCCAGGTTCAGCAAG gagaTGGCTGTGGAGGTGAGTCGTGCCCTGTCTCAGAGGGATCCTAACCTGGTCCTGAGCTCAGCCTTCAAGCTATGcatcacacagagagacctggCTTCCCTACAGGAAGGGAGCTGGCTCAATGATGAG GTGATTAACTTCTACCTGTCCCTAGTGATGACTCGTAGCAGTAGTGCAGGGCAAGGGCTGAAGGTCTACTCCTTCAGTACATTCTTCTTCCCCAAACTACATGGAGGGGGGCACGCCGCCGTGAAGCGATGGACCAAAGCTGTGGACCTCTTCCAGTATGACATCATCCTGGTTCCGCTGCACCTGGGAGTCCACTGGTCACTGGCT GTGATAAACTTTAACTCCAGGACTGTGAGGTCCTATGACTCTATGGGACAGAGACATGACGACATCTGCAGCCTCTTACT GCTGTACCTGAGAGAGGAGCACAAGGCCAGGAAGGACCAAGATCTGGATGCGTGCAAGTGGACAGTGGGCAGCTTGAGGGCCAGC gagatcCCTCAGCAGAAGAATGGCAGTGACTGTGGAGTGTTTGCCTGTAAATATGCTGACTACATCGCCCAGGGGTGGCCCCTCACCTTCCGACAG TGTCACATGCCGCTGTTCAGGAAACTGATGATCTGGGAGATTCTCAACCAGAGGCTTCTGGAGGACTACACAACTACATAA
- the LOC124008260 gene encoding sentrin-specific protease 2-like isoform X2 produces the protein MYGWVVDGLSSLFEPITGQNHSGWPGLNVCGERDSQRQDSNARPTKRNYQSVHVSENVSQSEPVAIKRRRKDIISFVKKTVAGVAGLLRLRDPLSPASERNGRYTASQGPVGLMGIDELHTSWMSSSDWKMEKPTVGGQRERGGLGLLQGASPPLRKHTGLVLGPGNPDRGRDGDKPQRCSLQLLPSRPTQGMGVGTRPPSSDLPTPNRSHRQCLAVEEALKESDKEHYRRLLEMVSDKYSKSQPLPFTRTKPQGETFTQDGHRMAILGRTYDSVTPKTGPFRDNPSVYMWRDASSAKQTRDMRGELWLSKPLSAALDTQLASNATKQPELDLSAEVAARLNLVDRETPTHTDTLNSTKELPRFSKEMAVEVSRALSQRDPNLVLSSAFKLCITQRDLASLQEGSWLNDEVINFYLSLVMTRSSSAGQGLKVYSFSTFFFPKLHGGGHAAVKRWTKAVDLFQYDIILVPLHLGVHWSLAVINFNSRTVRSYDSMGQRHDDICSLLLLYLREEHKARKDQDLDACKWTVGSLRASEIPQQKNGSDCGVFACKYADYIAQGWPLTFRQCHMPLFRKLMIWEILNQRLLEDYTTT, from the exons ATGTACGGATGGGTAGTTGACGGACTATCGTCGCTCTTCGAGCCCATAACCGGGCAAAATCATTCCGGTTGGCCTGGTTTGAACGTTTGCGGGGAGAGGGACTCGCAACGGCAGGATAGCAACGCCAGGCCAACCAAAAGGAACTACCAGAG CGTTCATGTTTCAGAAAATGTTAGCCAGAGTGAACCAGTGGCGATCAAGAGAAGGAGAAAAG ACATCATTAGTTTTGTGAAGAAGACTGTAGCAGGGGTGGCTGGGCTGCTGAGACTGAGGGACCCACTGTCTCCTGCCAGTGAGAGAAACGGAAGGTACACAGCAAGCCAG GGCCCCGTGGGCCTGATGGGAATAGATGAACTCCACACCTCATGGATGAGCAGCTCTGATTGGAAAATGG AGAAACCAacggtaggaggacagagggagagaggggggctggGCCTCCTCCAGGGAGCCTCTCCCCCTCTGAGGAAACACAC TGGCTTAGTGCTGGGTCCAGGGAacccagacagagggagagatggagacaagcCCCAGAGATGCTCCCTCCAGCTCCTTCCCAGTCGGCCTACCCAGGGGATGGGGGTTGGGACAAGACCCCCCAGCTCAGACCTGCCCACCCCAAACCGCTCACACAGACAGTGCTTGGCAGTGGAGGAG GCTCTGAAGGAGAGTGATAAGGAACACTACAGACGGCTACTGGAGATGGTGTCCGATAAATACAGCAAGAGCCAACCGCTGCCCTTCACCCGCACCAAACCCCAGGG GGAAACATTTACACAAGATGGACATAGAATGGCCATTTTGGGAAGAACCTATGATTCTGTGACCCCAAAGACAGGACCCTTCAGAG ACAACCCCAGTGTGTATATGTGGAGAGATGCATCCTCAGCCAAACAAACcagagacatgagaggagagttGTGGCTCAGTAAGCCTCTCAGCGCAGCTTTGGATACACAACTTGCCAGCAATGCAACG aagcagccagagctggaTCTCTCTGCAGAGGTGGCAGCAAGACTCAACCTGGTTgacagagagacaccaacacacactgacacactcaacAGCACTAAGGAGCTCCCCAGGTTCAGCAAG gagaTGGCTGTGGAGGTGAGTCGTGCCCTGTCTCAGAGGGATCCTAACCTGGTCCTGAGCTCAGCCTTCAAGCTATGcatcacacagagagacctggCTTCCCTACAGGAAGGGAGCTGGCTCAATGATGAG GTGATTAACTTCTACCTGTCCCTAGTGATGACTCGTAGCAGTAGTGCAGGGCAAGGGCTGAAGGTCTACTCCTTCAGTACATTCTTCTTCCCCAAACTACATGGAGGGGGGCACGCCGCCGTGAAGCGATGGACCAAAGCTGTGGACCTCTTCCAGTATGACATCATCCTGGTTCCGCTGCACCTGGGAGTCCACTGGTCACTGGCT GTGATAAACTTTAACTCCAGGACTGTGAGGTCCTATGACTCTATGGGACAGAGACATGACGACATCTGCAGCCTCTTACT GCTGTACCTGAGAGAGGAGCACAAGGCCAGGAAGGACCAAGATCTGGATGCGTGCAAGTGGACAGTGGGCAGCTTGAGGGCCAGC gagatcCCTCAGCAGAAGAATGGCAGTGACTGTGGAGTGTTTGCCTGTAAATATGCTGACTACATCGCCCAGGGGTGGCCCCTCACCTTCCGACAG TGTCACATGCCGCTGTTCAGGAAACTGATGATCTGGGAGATTCTCAACCAGAGGCTTCTGGAGGACTACACAACTACATAA
- the LOC124008260 gene encoding sentrin-specific protease 2-like isoform X4: MGIDELHTSWMSSSDWKMEKPTVGGQRERGGLGLLQGASPPLRKHTGLVLGPGNPDRGRDGDKPQRCSLQLLPSRPTQGMGVGTRPPSSDLPTPNRSHRQCLAVEEALKESDKEHYRRLLEMVSDKYSKSQPLPFTRTKPQGETFTQDGHRMAILGRTYDSVTPKTGPFRDNPSVYMWRDASSAKQTRDMRGELWLSKPLSAALDTQLASNATQKQPELDLSAEVAARLNLVDRETPTHTDTLNSTKELPRFSKEMAVEVSRALSQRDPNLVLSSAFKLCITQRDLASLQEGSWLNDEVINFYLSLVMTRSSSAGQGLKVYSFSTFFFPKLHGGGHAAVKRWTKAVDLFQYDIILVPLHLGVHWSLAVINFNSRTVRSYDSMGQRHDDICSLLLLYLREEHKARKDQDLDACKWTVGSLRASEIPQQKNGSDCGVFACKYADYIAQGWPLTFRQCHMPLFRKLMIWEILNQRLLEDYTTT, translated from the exons ATGGGAATAGATGAACTCCACACCTCATGGATGAGCAGCTCTGATTGGAAAATGG AGAAACCAacggtaggaggacagagggagagaggggggctggGCCTCCTCCAGGGAGCCTCTCCCCCTCTGAGGAAACACAC TGGCTTAGTGCTGGGTCCAGGGAacccagacagagggagagatggagacaagcCCCAGAGATGCTCCCTCCAGCTCCTTCCCAGTCGGCCTACCCAGGGGATGGGGGTTGGGACAAGACCCCCCAGCTCAGACCTGCCCACCCCAAACCGCTCACACAGACAGTGCTTGGCAGTGGAGGAG GCTCTGAAGGAGAGTGATAAGGAACACTACAGACGGCTACTGGAGATGGTGTCCGATAAATACAGCAAGAGCCAACCGCTGCCCTTCACCCGCACCAAACCCCAGGG GGAAACATTTACACAAGATGGACATAGAATGGCCATTTTGGGAAGAACCTATGATTCTGTGACCCCAAAGACAGGACCCTTCAGAG ACAACCCCAGTGTGTATATGTGGAGAGATGCATCCTCAGCCAAACAAACcagagacatgagaggagagttGTGGCTCAGTAAGCCTCTCAGCGCAGCTTTGGATACACAACTTGCCAGCAATGCAACG cagaagcagccagagctggaTCTCTCTGCAGAGGTGGCAGCAAGACTCAACCTGGTTgacagagagacaccaacacacactgacacactcaacAGCACTAAGGAGCTCCCCAGGTTCAGCAAG gagaTGGCTGTGGAGGTGAGTCGTGCCCTGTCTCAGAGGGATCCTAACCTGGTCCTGAGCTCAGCCTTCAAGCTATGcatcacacagagagacctggCTTCCCTACAGGAAGGGAGCTGGCTCAATGATGAG GTGATTAACTTCTACCTGTCCCTAGTGATGACTCGTAGCAGTAGTGCAGGGCAAGGGCTGAAGGTCTACTCCTTCAGTACATTCTTCTTCCCCAAACTACATGGAGGGGGGCACGCCGCCGTGAAGCGATGGACCAAAGCTGTGGACCTCTTCCAGTATGACATCATCCTGGTTCCGCTGCACCTGGGAGTCCACTGGTCACTGGCT GTGATAAACTTTAACTCCAGGACTGTGAGGTCCTATGACTCTATGGGACAGAGACATGACGACATCTGCAGCCTCTTACT GCTGTACCTGAGAGAGGAGCACAAGGCCAGGAAGGACCAAGATCTGGATGCGTGCAAGTGGACAGTGGGCAGCTTGAGGGCCAGC gagatcCCTCAGCAGAAGAATGGCAGTGACTGTGGAGTGTTTGCCTGTAAATATGCTGACTACATCGCCCAGGGGTGGCCCCTCACCTTCCGACAG TGTCACATGCCGCTGTTCAGGAAACTGATGATCTGGGAGATTCTCAACCAGAGGCTTCTGGAGGACTACACAACTACATAA